In Aquipuribacter hungaricus, one genomic interval encodes:
- a CDS encoding glutaredoxin family protein: MRLVGRAGCHLCEQARAVVERECRRAGVPLVEVSVDDDPELHARYWDRIPVVEVDGEPVEQLRVDADRLRARLRPGRRRRLLW; encoded by the coding sequence TCGTCGGGCGTGCCGGCTGCCACCTGTGCGAGCAGGCGCGCGCCGTCGTCGAGCGCGAGTGCCGCCGCGCGGGCGTCCCGCTGGTCGAGGTGTCCGTCGACGACGACCCGGAGCTCCACGCCCGGTACTGGGACCGGATCCCGGTCGTCGAGGTGGACGGCGAGCCGGTCGAGCAGCTGCGGGTGGACGCCGACCGGCTCCGCGCACGGTTGCGCCCGGGCCGCCGCCGTCGTCTGCTGTGGTGA